TGGACGAGGGCTGGCTGACGTTGGATCGAGCGCTGGCGTTGGTGGAACCAATCATGAACGGCAATGCCCGCCGCCTTTTCCAGTTGGAAAAGAAAACAGATGCGCTGCGCAAGGCTCCGTGGATTAAGTAAAATGATGAATGATGAATGATGAATGATGAATGATGAATGATGAATGAAAAAGGCTTCTCGGATAACAATTTATGAATCAACCGCTTCTTTCCATCGTCACCCCCTGCCTGAATCGCGCCCGCTTCATCGAGGAAGCGATTCAAAGCGCCGTCGAACAGGATTACCCCCGCGTCGAACATATTATCGTTGACGGCGGATCCACCGACGGGACATTGGATATTCTTAAGAAATATCCCCATCTCCGCGTTATTAGCGAACCCGACAAGAATCTCTACGACGCTCTAAACAAAGGCGTACGCGCCGCTCAAGGCGAAATCGTCGGCCATCTGAACAGCGACGACGTTTACGAGAAAAATATCTTCGCCTTCGTCGCCGAATCGTTCGTAAATAATCCCGCCGCCGAAGCGCTCTACGGCGCCGCCGCTATTTTCGACGACGGCGATCCCGAACGCCGGTCCATCATGGCGTTCCGGGAAGAACGCTACCGTGAACTCTCGTTTTGGAACCTGCTGTTCGGCGCCATGAATATCAATGCCCGCTTTTTCCGAAAATCTGTTTACGATCGCTTGGGACTATACGATATTCGCTATGCCATCGCGGCGGATCGGGATTTCCTTCTCCGCGTCTCCTTAGCGAATATCCGCTATCTTTCCTCCGATCGCTTCTTCTACCATTATCGCCAGCACGCCGGTTCGCTTACTATCAACAAGCCGGACAATCCATTCGTCTTAAGAAAAGCGGAAGAAAATATCTTCTTGTGCGAAGAGTATCTGCGGCGTGCCGATGTTCCCCGCGAATTGAAAATCTATCTCAAACGCCTGCACTCCAAAGAGTCTTTAATGGCGATTCTTTGGCATTCCCAACGCCGACAGTGGCGCGAGGCGGGAAAGAGTATGGCGCGCGCCTTCTCCTCCAACGCAGCTTTTCCCCTTGAACTGGCAAAACGCGCTGGTGAAAGCCTGCTCCATAAAATACGGCGGAATTCATCCCGCCCTTAAACCTGGATTTTTACTTTTATTTCTGTACAATTTAAAGAACCGCCTCGTTGGCATCGTATTGTTTCAGAAAAGGTGTCTCGGGAATCTAGCATTCATAGGGGTATGTCATGATTACCGTTTCGAAAGGTTTTTGATGTTTCCCGCAATTACCATCCGCAACTTGCCTTCCATTTTCAATCAATTCGTTCTCGAGAAATTTCTCAGCGCCAATCGAATTCAATGGAAATTCGTTACGCTTTGCGCCGTGGAGAACGGAGCGGAACCTTCCCAGGAAGCGCATGTTTTGTTGAATAAACACAGCGAAGTCCATAAGGCCATCCAGATTCTCAACGAATGCGAAGCCTCCGACCGCCTCGTGAAAGCGGCGGAAGCGGACGAGGCGGCGGTCGAACTCCTCTTGGCGGAACAAGAAGAAGGCCAAGACGACGAGAAACCAAGCCGCAAGAAGCGGGGCAAAACCGTGGAGGAAGCGCCGCTTCCCCAGGAAGCGGGCCCCGCCATCTCCGAGGAAGACGACGAAGTGGATGATCTTCGCGTTCCCTTCGCCTCCTTGGGCTTGTCGCCCGCTATTTTGCAGCGACTAGAACATTTGGGCTTCGAAAACGCCATGCCTATTCAAGCGTTGGCGATTCCCCCGGCAATGGAAGGCTGCGATCTAATCGGCCAGGCGCGCACCGGCACCGGCAAAACCCTCGCTTTCGCCATTCCGATGGTGGAGCGATTCCTATCGCAATCGGTCCGCCGCCTGAGAGGATTGGTGCTGGCGCCGACGCGAGAGTTGGCGATTCAAATCAAAGAGGTTTTCGACAGCCTTATCGAAGGCTCCCATCTCCGCGCCGTCGTTGTTTATGGAGGCGACAGCATCATCGATCAAACTATCGAATTGCGCGAAGGGGTGGACATTCTCATCGCCACGCCGGGACGGCTGCTCGATATGCGCGAGCGCGGGCGGCTGCGCTTCGACGCCGCCGAAATCATCGTCCTCGACGAAGCGGACCGCATGTTGGATATGGGATTCCTGCCCCAAATCGCCGCCGTTTTGGGATGCTTCCACGATCATCCCCAGACGCTGCTGTTCTCGGCTACTATCCCATCGGAATTGAACAAACTGACCGGCGTCACACTAAGAAATCCCGTTCTCGTCGAGGCGGGCGGCGGCGATTTAACGCCTTTGAATACGGTTTCCCAAAAGGTGCTCTACGTCTCCCCGGAAGAAAAATTGCGCCTTCTCTTCGATCTTCTGGACCAGGAAGAAGGCCCCATCCTCGTTTTCGCTAAAACCAAACGCTCCACCGAACGGCTCGCCCAGCAATTGCGGTCGGCGGGATACCACGCCACCCGCATTCACGGCGACATCAGCCAAAGCGACCGTCTCAAAGCGGTGGAATCCTTCCGCAAAGGAATTTATAAAATCCTCGTCGCTACGGACGTCGCTTCCCGCGGCCTTGATATCGAAGGCATCGCCCACGTCGTCAATTACGATCTTCCAATGGCTCCGGAAGATCATCTGCACCGCATTGGACGCACGGCCCGCGCTGGCGCTTCCGGAAAAGCCACCACGTTCATTACGCACAAAGAACGCCGCACTATGAAGCATTTCCGCACGGTCTTAGGGCAATCCTAATGAATGATGAATGGTGAATCCTAATCCACGGCGGATTAATTTTTTTCATCATTCATCACTCATGATTCATCATTGCTTTTTGTATTAA
The Candidatus Omnitrophota bacterium genome window above contains:
- a CDS encoding glycosyltransferase family 2 protein, whose translation is MNQPLLSIVTPCLNRARFIEEAIQSAVEQDYPRVEHIIVDGGSTDGTLDILKKYPHLRVISEPDKNLYDALNKGVRAAQGEIVGHLNSDDVYEKNIFAFVAESFVNNPAAEALYGAAAIFDDGDPERRSIMAFREERYRELSFWNLLFGAMNINARFFRKSVYDRLGLYDIRYAIAADRDFLLRVSLANIRYLSSDRFFYHYRQHAGSLTINKPDNPFVLRKAEENIFLCEEYLRRADVPRELKIYLKRLHSKESLMAILWHSQRRQWREAGKSMARAFSSNAAFPLELAKRAGESLLHKIRRNSSRP
- a CDS encoding DEAD/DEAH box helicase; translated protein: MFPAITIRNLPSIFNQFVLEKFLSANRIQWKFVTLCAVENGAEPSQEAHVLLNKHSEVHKAIQILNECEASDRLVKAAEADEAAVELLLAEQEEGQDDEKPSRKKRGKTVEEAPLPQEAGPAISEEDDEVDDLRVPFASLGLSPAILQRLEHLGFENAMPIQALAIPPAMEGCDLIGQARTGTGKTLAFAIPMVERFLSQSVRRLRGLVLAPTRELAIQIKEVFDSLIEGSHLRAVVVYGGDSIIDQTIELREGVDILIATPGRLLDMRERGRLRFDAAEIIVLDEADRMLDMGFLPQIAAVLGCFHDHPQTLLFSATIPSELNKLTGVTLRNPVLVEAGGGDLTPLNTVSQKVLYVSPEEKLRLLFDLLDQEEGPILVFAKTKRSTERLAQQLRSAGYHATRIHGDISQSDRLKAVESFRKGIYKILVATDVASRGLDIEGIAHVVNYDLPMAPEDHLHRIGRTARAGASGKATTFITHKERRTMKHFRTVLGQS